TTCTGAAATTTTTCTTCATTTATGGTATAATAAAATAAGTTAAGAAAGGAAGTTTTGTTGAATGTCTAATTTCGGTAACTTTAATCGTCCTGTTGAGCCTTCTTCAGAAGGGGATTTATTCACTGTTGATACTCAGGTCACTTTCTTGATGCATGGTCAGCTACAAACGGGAATTATCACAAAACAGTTAAATAATTCTGCTGTAGTGGAAATTGATGAGAATTCTGATAACACCGATTTAATAGTTAAAAGTAATGGTGTGATCGTCATCAATTACAAAAAACTTAAAAAAGTATAGATTTTTCCATCCATAATTACTGGATGGATTTTTTATTTTAGAAGAAAGAACGGGTAAAAACATCTTCCTGTTTTTACCCGTTCTTTTACTATTACTTCGTTCCAAATAAACGGTCCCCAGCATCGCCCAAACCAGGAACAATATAACCATTTTCGTCTAATTTTTCATCTAACGCTGCAGTATAGATATCAATATCTGGATGAGCTTCTTGTAAAGCTTTGATCCCTTCAGGAGCAGCTACTAGACAAACGAATTTAATATTGCTGCCGCCGCGCGCTTTCAATGCATCAATCGCCATGATTGCTGATCCTCCAGTTGCTAACATTGGATCAACCACGAATAATTGACGTGCATCAATATCTTCAGGCATTTTTACAAAATACTCTACTGGCTCTAATGTATCATGATCACGGTATAAACCGATATGTCCAACTTTTGCGGCTGGAATCAATTCCAAAATACCATCTACCATTCCAATACCTGCGCGTAAAATCGGTACGATTGCAACCTTTTTACCAGATAATGTTTTTTGTGTTGTTTTACAGATCGGTGTCTCGATAACAACATCTTCTAAAGGCATATCTCTTGAAACTTCATAAGCCATAAGCATTGCAATCTCATTCACAACTTCACGAAAAACCTTTGTTCCACAATCCTTATCTCTAATGATTGTTAATTTGTGTTGGATCAGTGGATGATCAATAACTTGGAATTTTCCCATGCTCATTCTCCTTCAATAATTTATTCCTTCCTATTGTAAAACAAAATCGAGCGATTGACTAGTCAATCACTCGAAACTTTTACTTATAAAGTGGATATTTTTTTGTTAGCTCGCTAACAGCTGTCCGGACTTCTGTTAAAATTGCTTCATTTTCGTGGTCATTTAAGACTTTCACGATCAATTTCGCTACTTCTACACAATCATCTTCTTTAAATCCTCGTGTAGTGATTGCAGGTGTTCCAAGACGAATCCCACTTGTTTTGAATGGACTAAGTTGTTCAAATGGAATTGAATTTTTATTAGCCGTGATATTGACACTGTCTAAAATCGCTTCTGCTTCTTTACCATTTAACCCAAAACCACTCACATCGATCAATAATAAATGATTATCAGTAGAGCCACTCACTAAACGAGCCTCTGGTGTTTGATTGAAAACCTTTGTCATCGCTTTAGCATTTTCAATAACTTGTTCACTGTATTCTTTAAACGTAATATCTAATGCTTCTTTAAACGCAACTGCTTTACCAGCAATTACATGTTCTAATGGTCCGCCCTGAATACCAGGGAATATATTGCTATTGATTTTTTTCGCTAGCTCTTCGTCATTTGTTAAAATAAGGCCGCCACGTGGTCCGCGTAATGTTTTATGTGTCGTAGATGTCGTGATATCAGCATATGGTACTGGATTAGGATGTAAACCAGCAGCTACAAGACCTGCAATATGTGCCATATCTACCATTAATTTAGCGCCAACCTCATCTGCGATTTCACGGAATTTGGCAAAATCGATTGTCCGAGAATATGCACTAGCCCCAGCAACGATCAGCTTTGGTTGATGTTCGCGCGCTAAAATACGCACAACATTATAATCAATCACTTCAGTGGTTGGATCAACACCATAACTAACAAAATTATATGTTTTACCACTAAAATTAACTGGTGAACCATGAGTTAAATGTCCTCCCGCAGACAAATCCATCCCTAAAACGGTATCTCCTGGTTCGATCAACGAAAGATAAGCAGCCGAATTGGCTTGTGAACCTGAGTGCGGCTGAACATTAGCAAATTTTGCCCCGAATAATAATTTGGCACGATCGATTGCTAAATTTTCAATGATATCGATAAACTCGCAACCACCATAGTAACGTTTGCCTGGATAGCCTTCAGCATACTTATTAGTAAGAATACTTCCCTGTGCTGCCATAACCCCTTTAGAAACAACGTTTTCCGATGCAATCAGCTCTAAGTTATTTTCTTGACGGTCGTTCTCTTTGGCAATTGCATCCCATAAATCAGAATCAAATGTTTTATAATCCATTAAACAAGCCTCCATTTCATTTGTTTGTATCGATTGTATCATAATTAAATGCTCTCTACTTGAAAATCGAATCTTTTTTTAAAATATTTTGATTTGCTGCCTTTTTTAATCGGTTCATATAGGCAATTCCCAACTCTGATTCAGGAAAAGCTTGAGCAAAAATCACATCTATCGCTTGTTCGTCTAAACTTCTAAGTCCAGCAAACAACAATTTAGTCGCCTGTTCAACTGAATGCTCGCCAAAAGAAAAGACTGCCTCAACTTCAGCTGAAAATGTTGCCGTTATTTGCTCATCTGCAAATAACCCGATCCGCTGATTGTTATTTTTGGCCCAAGTGATGACCTTTTTAAACACCTTCTGATCACCGTCTACGATCCACACAGGTACATCTGGAGAATAATGCTTATACTTCATTCCCGGCGCTTTAGGTGCTTCTTTTTCGCTAATTAAGTGCTGATCGATCATTACCTGACCAATAATTTGTTCTAAACGTTCTTTCGTGATTGCACCAGGCCTTAATATTACTGGAACACCATTTTTCGCAGTTAAATCTAATACCGTTGACTCCACACCGATTTGTGTTGGGCCATCATCGACTATACCAGCTATTTTCCCTTGAAGATCATGATAAACATGCTGAGCTGTCGTCGGACTAGGTTTACCAGAAGTATTGGCACTGGGTCCAACTAACGGCACTCCTGCGCTTTTGATCAACTTCAATGTTTCAGCATTATTGGGCATCCGAAAAGCAACGGTCTTCAACCCACCAGTTACAGTAGTAGAAAAAGCATTTGGTTTTACATTAAAAATCAACGTCAATGGCCCCGGCCAAAAAGTATCAACTAACGCTTTAGTCTGCACTGGAAAATCTGCTACATATTGTTTGACCATTTCAAAATCACTTACGTGAACGATTAGTGGGTTATCACTAGGACGTCCTTTAACAGCATATACTTGCTTTACCGCAGCTTCATTCAATGCATTTGCACCCAGTCCATAGACTGTTTCAGTGGGAAAAGCGATCAATTCACCTTGGCGAATGAGTGTTGCCGCTTGCTCAAGTTCATCTGCTGTAAATTGTTTTGTTTTCACTTGCTGATCCCTCCTCTTTTTATGAAACGATGATCATTCGATCATTTCCAGATAAGTCTTGAGCAATATCTACTTGCTTGTGCGCAAAGGCTTGCTGAAATAACTGTTTAACAGCTTGCCCTTGCTGAAAACCGATTTCTAAATAGATTTTACCATTTGGATTTAGCCAATCTTTTGCTTCCTCAGCTAACTGTTGATAAATCGCTAAACCGTCGTTTTCCGCAAACAATGCCGTTTTTGGTTCAAAGGTCCGAACACTTTTATCCATCAAATCCCATTCGGCATTACTGATATAGGGAGGGTTTGAAATCAAGATATCGATTTTGGTCCCTTTGATTGGTTTTAGTCCATCACCATGAATAAAATCAACTGTAGCTCCCAAACGTGCTGCATTTTGTTCTGCTATTTTTAGTGCTTCCTTAGAAATATCGATTGCTGTTACCTGCCAATCAGGTCGAGCCAATTTTAAACTGATTCCAATTGCGCCCGTTCCAGTTCCAACATCCACAACAATTAACGGCTGATTTAGATTTTCCTTTAGACAACGATCAACTAGTTCTTCTGTTTCAGGTCTAGGAATCAAGGTATGCTCATTCACTAAAAAACGGTGCTCGAAAAAATCACTATAGCCTAACAAATATTGTGGCGGATAATTCTCCCCAAGTTGCTTTAAATCTTCCGCAATTTGCTGTTCCTCTTCTGGTGAGATTTCTTCTTTTAAATGAAGTAACCAATCCGTTTTAGTCCAACCTTTTCTTTCAAGAAAGACAAAGAGAATACTGTATCCTTCTATCCCTTGTTTTTCTAAAAAAGAAAAAGCCCGTTCAAGGACTTCAAAATAACGGTTACCCATTTTGCATTTCTTCTAATTTTGATGTTTGATCGTATAAAACTAAAGCATCAACGATTTCATCTAATTTCCCAGCTAAAATTTGATCTAATTTTTGGATTGTTAACCCAATACGGTGATCCGTCACACGATTTTGTGGGAAGTTATAGGTACGGATTCGTTCTGAACGGTCTCCAGTTCCTACAGCAGATTTACGATTTGCATCATATTCGCTTTGCGCTTCTTGTTGCATTTGGTCATAGACTCTGGCACGTAAAATTTTCATAGCTTTCTCACGGTTTTTGATTTGAGAACGTTCATCTTGCATTGCAACCGCAATCCCTGTTGGAATGTGAGTCAAACGTACAGCAGAAGCGGTTTTATTGACATGCTGACCACCAGCACCACTCGCATGGTAAATATCTGTACGGATATCTTTATCGGCTAAATCTAATTCTACTTCTTCCGCTTCCGGTAAAACAACAACTGTTGCAGTTGAGGTATGGATCCGACCTTGAGATTCTGTTGAAGGGACACGTTGAACACGATGTGCACCACTTTCGTATTTTAATTTAGAGAAGACATTGTCTCCAGAAATCATCATGATTACTTCTTTATAGCCACCGATCCCCGTAATATTGGCCTCCATAACATCTGTCTTCCACCCTTGGGATTCTGCATACTTTTGATACATACCGAATAAGTCACCAGCAAATAAAGCTGCTTCATCGCCACCTGCGGCACCACGGATTTCCATGATGATATTTTTGTCATCATTTGGATCTGTCGGCAATAGTAGTATTTTAATACGTTCTTCCAGCACTTCTTTTTCTTTTTTTAGTTCTGAAAGTTCTTCTTTCGCCATTTCAGCCATCTCAGCATCTAGTTTTTCACCTAATAATTCTTCTGTATCGCTGATCCCTTCGACGACTTGTTTATAACGGCGATAAACATCGACAGTTTCACGAGTGTTTGCTTCTTCTTTTGATAATTGCATAAAGCGTTTCGTATCACTGATGACTGCAGGATCGCTTAATAATTCGCCCAGCTCTTCATAGCGATCTTCAATTGATTGTAACTGATCGTACATAGTTAGTTGCTCCTTTTATAGTTAAGTAATAAGTCTATTTTATTTTTCATTTTTTACTTTATTCATTGTTTGTTACTTGTTCACCATCGATTGGTGGATGGAAATAGTGATTACGGCATACAGGATAATAGGCTTCATTACCGCCGATTTGCACTTGAGTCCCTTCATATACTGGTTGACCATCAATATAGTGTAAATTCATTGTTGCTTTCTTGTGGCAGAACCAGCAAATCGTTTTTAGCTCTTCTAGTTTGTCTGCATACAGCATCAAATATTTTGAACCTTCAAATAGTTCATTCCGAAAATCATTTTTCAAGCCAAACGCCATGACTGGAATATTCAATTCATCCACCACGCGAGCAAATTCGATCACATGTTGTTTTCCTAAAAATTGAGATTCATCAACCAAAATACAATAGGGTTTATAATCTAGCTCTTGGATCACTTGATAAACGTTTGTTTCTTTAAAAATCGGGATTGCTTCTCTTCTAAGTCCGATACGACTTGAAACGACACCAACGCCATCTCTAGTATCCAGTCCGCTTGTCATAATCACAACAGGTTTGTCCTGTTCTTCATAGTTATGTGCTACTTTTAAGATCTCAATGGTTTTCCCACTGTTCATTGCGCCATATTTAAAAAATAATTGTGCCATTCCTTTGTCGTCACCTCTCGTGTAGTTCCTCTCGTATTTTACTATATTTTTGATAAAAAAGCAGTATTTTTGAAAAATTGCTTTCTTAGTTTTTGAAAAGAAACCATATCTGTAAACGAAAATAGCAAAGAAAAACTGCTTCTTTACTTAACCGCTATCGTTAATTTTCACTATCAACATTTAAGAAATAGGTTATGCCTATAGAATCATCTACTATTTACTTATAATTTGCGCCTATACATCCTAGTCTTTGTGAGTTCTCCATCACCTTGAACCATACATATAAATTCCCAACTATACCTTTCGTAAAATGTAGAATGATCCGTTATAAGGTAAAGATAATCGTTGCCTTTGTTTTTGAAATCATCGCAAACGAATTGAAGCATGTTTCCTGCTAGCCCTTGATTTCTATAAGAATCTTCAACGTAGACAGCACATATGTTAGGTGTTAAATCTTTTCGATCATGAAAATCATTTTCTATGACTCCGATACCTGCTACAATTTTTTTGTCATCACAAACAATATACCATTGGGGAACAGAAGTATTTGAATTTATGCATTCTTCCATGCTTTGAATGTAAGCTTCAATTGGTATCTTCCATTTTTGATGAAACCATTCAGCCGCTTCTGGTAGAAACTTAGGATGCTCTTTTATTTTTACTATTGTAAATTCTTTCATTTTTTCTCCGAATTCTGATTTTATTTATAGTATAGCGTTATTTATACACTCTCACAATAACTAATAAAAAAACTGACAGATACACATAAGTGTTATATCTGTCAGCTTAATCAAACTATTTATTTTTGTGCTGAAGCAAAGCTCGCTGCTTCTGTTCCTGATTGACGACCAAAGATGATAATATCCGCTACAGCGTTTCCGCCGATACGGTTTGCACCATGTAGTCCACCAGTTACTTCACCAGCAGCATACAAACCTTTGATTGGTGCGCCATCTTCTTTCAATACTTCTGTTTTCGTATTGATTTTCACACCACCCATTGTATGATGGATTCCTGGTGCGATTTTGATTGCGTAATAAGGTCCAGTTGATAAATCATGATCCATACCTGTTGCACGATTATATTGAGTATCAGATTTTGCTTGGACCTCTTTGTTCCATTGCTCAATTGTTTCTTTTAATTTTGCTTCAGGCATATCGATTTTTTTCGCTAGTTCTTCAATCGTTTCACCTTCTACAACAAAGCCTTGTTCATCATAAAAATCAATCGCTTTGGCACGCTCACGAACACCTTGATCGAACACTAAGTATGCTGATTTTTCTGGTAATGCAGTGATTGCAGCGGAAACTTTATCACGAGTATCCATCTCATTAACAAAACGTGTTCCCTCTTGCGAAGCTAAAATAGCTCCTTCACCACGAACAACTTCGCCGATCAAGAATGATTTATCTTGCTGAACAGTTGGATGAATTTGGATTTCTTTCATATCAACTGTGGCACCACCAAGTTTTTCAATCATCTTGATCCCGTCACCTGTTGTTCCTTCTTGATTTGTTGTTACGTAATCTTTTAATTTTGGATCATATTTTTCTAGCATTTCTTTGTTAGCACCAAACCCACCAGTTGTTACGATTACAGCATTTGATTTGATTTCTTTGGTTTCTTTATCGTTCAGTTTAACTTTGACACCATTGACTTGTCCGTCTTTTTCGGTGATTTCAGTTACGTTGGCATTCACAAAAAGTGGAATTTTTTCTTCTTTAACATTGCGAACTAGTCCGTCTACCAGATAACCGCCAATTGCTGATCCGTCAGCTGGACGATGAGTACGTTTTTCGCTCATACCGCCTGTGATCGTCAAGTTGCTTAGCTCGATCCCTTTTGTATCTAACCAATCGATCGCATCTGCTGAATGGTCTACGAAAAAGCGTAATAGTTCTTTATCATTCGTGCCTTTTCCGCCTTTTAAGGTTTCTTCAAAGAATTTATCGTTACTGTCTGTGATGCCTTCTTCTTTTTGGTATTTTGTCTCAGAAGCGTTCATACCTGATGATGATTTGATCGTGTTTCCACCAGCAACAGGCATTTTTTCTAGTATAGCCGGATTCATTCCTGCTTCTTTTGCTTGCAGTGCTGCCGTCATTCCAGCACCACCTGCGCCGATGATCACGATATCGTATTGGTCTTCTAATTCACTTAAATCTGTATAGCCATTGGCTGAAGCACCAGAAGTTACTTCTGTGCTTTCTTTTGATTCTTTACTTTTCTTAGCTGTTTTGTCTTGATCACTCGTACACCCTACAGCGATTCCTGCAAATAAGCTTAATGATACTAAACTCATGATAACTTTTTTCATTTTTTCCCCACCTCAGTAATTTTTATCCATACAATCCTGATTACACAATTTTTTAAACTCCTTCACACAAATGTGATTCTATTCACATTCGATAAAAGCGTAAATACCAGAAAAAAAATTGATTTCACTCCTTTTTAAAAAGAATCAACATATGAATGTTACTTCTCTCACAATTAAAATAACATGTTCTGATTAATTTGTGCGATATTCTGGCTTTTTTTAATCAATTTCTTATTTCTTCTAAGTATTTATTCTTTGTTTGCCCATCATTTATTTTCTGATATACTTGTTTTAACGATGTTCAGGAGGTCCATTATGAATCGATTTCGGCTTTTATGGCTGGCTCAACGCAAGGGAAGGCGTTTTATTTCTACTCATTTTTCATCTATTCAGATAATTGTTTCTTATTATATTATTATGACAGTCGTTTCTTATTTATTATTTTGTTTACCGTTTTTTAGAGAACCAAATTCTCATGTTCGTTTTATTGATATGCTTTTTATGGCGATCAGTACCGTTAGTGTTACTGGTTTGTCTACCTTCGATATTAATTCTGTTTTTAATGATCGTGGCGTGATCTTACTCGAAGTCCTCTTTCAGATCGGTGGTTTAGGGATCATGATGATTTCTACAGCCTTTATCATTCTATCTAAACGGAGGATTTCTTTAAAACAGCGACAATTGATCATGACCGATATGAATCAGCCAAAACTGAGTGGAATCGTTCGTTTGATTCGGATCACATTTACAATCATTTTATGGTTTCAGGTGATTTTTGGAACATTTTTCTCAATTTATTTCTATTTTTCAGGCTATTATAAAACCTGGTCAAAAGCAATTTTCTTTGGATTTTATCAGTCGATCTCAGCTGTGACCAACTCTGGATTTGATGTGACTGGTGATTCGATTATTCCGTTTGCCCACGATTATCTTTTTTTACTCGTGATCATGTTCTTGATTTTTGTCGGTGGGATTGGGTTTCCAGTATTGATGGAATTTCGTGAATGGCTTTTCTTTAAAAAGAAAAAACGCGGTCTCCCTTTCCGCTTCTCGTTATTTAGCAAAATTGCCGTTTTAGCCTTTGTGATTTTATTTGTCGGTGGAACGATTTTGATTTATTTATTGGAGAAAGATCATTTATTTGTCGGAATGGGTGAGATTCAGCGATGGATTACTTCGATGTTCTATTCTATGACTACACGAAATGCAGGCTTGCAGATCAATGATTTAGGCGACTTTCAGGTAACAACCTTAATTGTTTTTTCTCTATTGATGTTCATTGGCTGTAGTCCTAGTTCTGTCGGTGGGGGTATCCGAACAACAACCGTTGCTATCATTGGCTTATATTTATATGCCTTTTTAAAGAGCGAAGATAAGATCAATGTTTTTGGTCGGCGGATCGATGATGATGATGTAAAAAAATCAATCGTTGTTTTTATGCTTTCCTTGATCATGTGTTTCTTTGCTGTTTTATTTTTAACAGCAACCGAAGACCATCCACTGATCGCCATTATTGTGGAAGTGGCTTCAGCTTTTGGTACAACTGGTTTGTCTTTAGGTATCACTTCGGATTTAACAACTGTTGGTAAGCTAATGATTGCACTATTGATGTTTATTGGGCGTATTGGTATGTTGTATACTTTAATGTTGTTTGTACCAAAAGAAACTCGGGATATTGGGTATGAGTATCCTTCTGAAAAAATTATTATTGGATAAAAAACTTGGGTGTGGGACAAAAGTAAAAAGCACTTTTATTTCACACCCTAAATGCGAATAAACGGTGGGAGCAGAAGCAACCCCTTTGGAAATAAGCTGAAATTCACAAAAATTTGAAGAGCAATTTTCGTGAATTCCCTCCTATTTCTCGGGGTTAAACACTTCTGTCACAGCCTCAAGTTTCTAGTTTAGATTAATAGATTAACAATCAAATACATCAAGAATAAACCTGAAATCAGCCACATTGGCAATGAAAGTTCTGATTTTTTACCAGCAACCCATTTTGTTAAAGGATACGCAACAAACCCAAAGGCCATTCCGTCAGAAATGTTCATCGTAAAGGGAATCAAGACAATCATCAACATCGCTGGAAAATAATCACTAAAATCGTCAAAATGCAGTGTTTTGATTTGTTGAATCATCAAGAACCCCGTTATAATGATTGCCGGCGCCAGTGCTGAGTCAGGAATATAAGAAAGAAATGGTAACGCTAATAATGCTAAGAAGAAACAAACACCACTGGTAATTGACGTGATTCCAGTTTTACCACCTTCTTCGATCCCAGTAGCACTTTCCGCCGCC
The DNA window shown above is from Enterococcus sp. 12C11_DIV0727 and carries:
- a CDS encoding TrkH family potassium uptake protein, translating into MNRFRLLWLAQRKGRRFISTHFSSIQIIVSYYIIMTVVSYLLFCLPFFREPNSHVRFIDMLFMAISTVSVTGLSTFDINSVFNDRGVILLEVLFQIGGLGIMMISTAFIILSKRRISLKQRQLIMTDMNQPKLSGIVRLIRITFTIILWFQVIFGTFFSIYFYFSGYYKTWSKAIFFGFYQSISAVTNSGFDVTGDSIIPFAHDYLFLLVIMFLIFVGGIGFPVLMEFREWLFFKKKKRGLPFRFSLFSKIAVLAFVILFVGGTILIYLLEKDHLFVGMGEIQRWITSMFYSMTTRNAGLQINDLGDFQVTTLIVFSLLMFIGCSPSSVGGGIRTTTVAIIGLYLYAFLKSEDKINVFGRRIDDDDVKKSIVVFMLSLIMCFFAVLFLTATEDHPLIAIIVEVASAFGTTGLSLGITSDLTTVGKLMIALLMFIGRIGMLYTLMLFVPKETRDIGYEYPSEKIIIG
- a CDS encoding L-threonylcarbamoyladenylate synthase, encoding MKTKQFTADELEQAATLIRQGELIAFPTETVYGLGANALNEAAVKQVYAVKGRPSDNPLIVHVSDFEMVKQYVADFPVQTKALVDTFWPGPLTLIFNVKPNAFSTTVTGGLKTVAFRMPNNAETLKLIKSAGVPLVGPSANTSGKPSPTTAQHVYHDLQGKIAGIVDDGPTQIGVESTVLDLTAKNGVPVILRPGAITKERLEQIIGQVMIDQHLISEKEAPKAPGMKYKHYSPDVPVWIVDGDQKVFKKVITWAKNNNQRIGLFADEQITATFSAEVEAVFSFGEHSVEQATKLLFAGLRSLDEQAIDVIFAQAFPESELGIAYMNRLKKAANQNILKKDSIFK
- the prfA gene encoding peptide chain release factor 1, whose protein sequence is MYDQLQSIEDRYEELGELLSDPAVISDTKRFMQLSKEEANTRETVDVYRRYKQVVEGISDTEELLGEKLDAEMAEMAKEELSELKKEKEVLEERIKILLLPTDPNDDKNIIMEIRGAAGGDEAALFAGDLFGMYQKYAESQGWKTDVMEANITGIGGYKEVIMMISGDNVFSKLKYESGAHRVQRVPSTESQGRIHTSTATVVVLPEAEEVELDLADKDIRTDIYHASGAGGQHVNKTASAVRLTHIPTGIAVAMQDERSQIKNREKAMKILRARVYDQMQQEAQSEYDANRKSAVGTGDRSERIRTYNFPQNRVTDHRIGLTIQKLDQILAGKLDEIVDALVLYDQTSKLEEMQNG
- the glyA gene encoding serine hydroxymethyltransferase, with the protein product MDYKTFDSDLWDAIAKENDRQENNLELIASENVVSKGVMAAQGSILTNKYAEGYPGKRYYGGCEFIDIIENLAIDRAKLLFGAKFANVQPHSGSQANSAAYLSLIEPGDTVLGMDLSAGGHLTHGSPVNFSGKTYNFVSYGVDPTTEVIDYNVVRILAREHQPKLIVAGASAYSRTIDFAKFREIADEVGAKLMVDMAHIAGLVAAGLHPNPVPYADITTSTTHKTLRGPRGGLILTNDEELAKKINSNIFPGIQGGPLEHVIAGKAVAFKEALDITFKEYSEQVIENAKAMTKVFNQTPEARLVSGSTDNHLLLIDVSGFGLNGKEAEAILDSVNITANKNSIPFEQLSPFKTSGIRLGTPAITTRGFKEDDCVEVAKLIVKVLNDHENEAILTEVRTAVSELTKKYPLYK
- the prmC gene encoding peptide chain release factor N(5)-glutamine methyltransferase; the protein is MGNRYFEVLERAFSFLEKQGIEGYSILFVFLERKGWTKTDWLLHLKEEISPEEEQQIAEDLKQLGENYPPQYLLGYSDFFEHRFLVNEHTLIPRPETEELVDRCLKENLNQPLIVVDVGTGTGAIGISLKLARPDWQVTAIDISKEALKIAEQNAARLGATVDFIHGDGLKPIKGTKIDILISNPPYISNAEWDLMDKSVRTFEPKTALFAENDGLAIYQQLAEEAKDWLNPNGKIYLEIGFQQGQAVKQLFQQAFAHKQVDIAQDLSGNDRMIIVS
- a CDS encoding thymidine kinase; this encodes MAQLFFKYGAMNSGKTIEILKVAHNYEEQDKPVVIMTSGLDTRDGVGVVSSRIGLRREAIPIFKETNVYQVIQELDYKPYCILVDESQFLGKQHVIEFARVVDELNIPVMAFGLKNDFRNELFEGSKYLMLYADKLEELKTICWFCHKKATMNLHYIDGQPVYEGTQVQIGGNEAYYPVCRNHYFHPPIDGEQVTNNE
- a CDS encoding GNAT family N-acetyltransferase, translating into MKEFTIVKIKEHPKFLPEAAEWFHQKWKIPIEAYIQSMEECINSNTSVPQWYIVCDDKKIVAGIGVIENDFHDRKDLTPNICAVYVEDSYRNQGLAGNMLQFVCDDFKNKGNDYLYLITDHSTFYERYSWEFICMVQGDGELTKTRMYRRKL
- the upp gene encoding uracil phosphoribosyltransferase; the encoded protein is MGKFQVIDHPLIQHKLTIIRDKDCGTKVFREVVNEIAMLMAYEVSRDMPLEDVVIETPICKTTQKTLSGKKVAIVPILRAGIGMVDGILELIPAAKVGHIGLYRDHDTLEPVEYFVKMPEDIDARQLFVVDPMLATGGSAIMAIDALKARGGSNIKFVCLVAAPEGIKALQEAHPDIDIYTAALDEKLDENGYIVPGLGDAGDRLFGTK
- a CDS encoding flavocytochrome c, with translation MKKVIMSLVSLSLFAGIAVGCTSDQDKTAKKSKESKESTEVTSGASANGYTDLSELEDQYDIVIIGAGGAGMTAALQAKEAGMNPAILEKMPVAGGNTIKSSSGMNASETKYQKEEGITDSNDKFFEETLKGGKGTNDKELLRFFVDHSADAIDWLDTKGIELSNLTITGGMSEKRTHRPADGSAIGGYLVDGLVRNVKEEKIPLFVNANVTEITEKDGQVNGVKVKLNDKETKEIKSNAVIVTTGGFGANKEMLEKYDPKLKDYVTTNQEGTTGDGIKMIEKLGGATVDMKEIQIHPTVQQDKSFLIGEVVRGEGAILASQEGTRFVNEMDTRDKVSAAITALPEKSAYLVFDQGVRERAKAIDFYDEQGFVVEGETIEELAKKIDMPEAKLKETIEQWNKEVQAKSDTQYNRATGMDHDLSTGPYYAIKIAPGIHHTMGGVKINTKTEVLKEDGAPIKGLYAAGEVTGGLHGANRIGGNAVADIIIFGRQSGTEAASFASAQK